A genome region from Triticum aestivum cultivar Chinese Spring chromosome 2B, IWGSC CS RefSeq v2.1, whole genome shotgun sequence includes the following:
- the LOC123045378 gene encoding arogenate dehydratase/prephenate dehydratase 6, chloroplastic produces the protein MAAASFIKAPAGQNPRLAIHAPGRGARVVRCSLGAAVGGRTEWLSSCAVLSSKVAALGPHSVNGHAAPAPVPNGAVLDLIPVSGVNGAAKNLPAPLRIADLSPAPMHGSELRVAYQGVPGAYSEKAAGKAYPGCDAIPCDQFEVAFQAVELWIADRAVLPVENSLGGSIHRNYDLLLRHRLHIVGEVQLPVHHCLLALPGVRKENITRVISHPQALAQCEHTITRMGLNVVREAFDDTAGAAEYVANNGLRDTAAIASSRAAELYGMEILADGIQDDCGNVTRFVMLAREPIVPRTDRPFKTSIVFAHDKEGTSVLFKVLSAFAFRDITLTKIESRPHRHRPIRLVDDANRGTAKHFEYMFYVDFQASLAEPRAQNALAEVQEFTSFLRVLGSYPMDMTPMTAGSSSTVTSSDS, from the coding sequence ATGGCCGCCGCGAGTTTCATCAAGGCGCCCGCCGGGCAGAATCCCAGGCTGGCAATCCACGCTCCGGGGAGGGGCGCCCGCGTGGTCAGGTGCTCGCTTGGCGCGGCCGTCGGCGGCCGGACCGAGTGGCTCAGCAGCTGCGCCGTGCTCTCCAGCAAGGTGGCCGCGCTCGGCCCCCACTCCGTCAACGGCCACGCCGCGCCGGCGCCGGTCCCCAACGGGGCGGTGCTCGATTTGATCCCCGTGAGCGGTGTTAACGGCGCCGCCAAGAACCTGCCGGCGCCGCTGCGGATCGCTGACCTGTCTCCGGCGCCGATGCACGGCTCGGAGCTGCGCGTGGCGTACCAGGGCGTGCCGGGCGCGTACAGCGAGAAGGCGGCCGGCAAGGCCTACCCGGGCTGCGACGCCATACCCTGCGACCAGTTCGAGGTGGCGTTCCAGGCCGTGGAGCTCTGGATCGCGGACCGGGCCGTGCTCCCCGTGGAGAACTCGCTCGGCGGCAgcatccaccgcaactacgacctcctgctccgccaccgcctccacatCGTCGGCGAGGTGCAGCTCCCCGTGCACCACTGCCTCCTCGCGCTCCCGGGCGTGCGCAAGGAGAACATCACCCGCGTCATCAGCCACCCGCAGGCGCTGGCGCAGTGCGAGCACACCATCACCCGCATGGGCCTCAACGTCGTCCGCGAGGCCTTCGACGACACCGCCGGCGCCGCCGAGTACGTGGCCAACAACGGCCTCCGCGACACAGCCGCCATCGCGTCGTCCCGCGCCGCCGAGCTGTACGGCATGGAGATTCTCGCCGACGGCATCCAGGACGACTGCGGCAACGTGACCCGGTTCGTGATGCTGGCCAGGGAGCCCATCGTGCCGCGCACGGACCGGCCGTTCAAGACCAGCATCGTGTTCGCGCACGACAAGGAGGGCACCTCCGTGCTCTTCAAGGTGCTCTCCGCCTTCGCCTTCCGCGACATCACCCTGACCAAGATCGAGagccggccgcaccgccaccgCCCCATCCGCCTGGTGGACGACGCCAACCGCGGCACGGCGAAGCATTTCGAGTACATGTTCTACGTGGACTTCCAGGCGTCCCTGGCGGAGCCGCGGGCGCAGAACGCGCTGGCCGAGGTCCAGGAGTTCACGTCGTTCCTGCGGGTGCTCGGGAGCTACCCGATGGACATGACCCCTATGACCGCCGGCTCCTCCTCCACCGTCACATCGTCCGACTCGTAG